Within the Hypericibacter adhaerens genome, the region TCATCACCCTGGTGGGGGTGCTGATCGGGCTGCTCAACGGATTCCTGAGTTTCAGGCTTCAGGGCCAAGCCCTGATTCTCACGCTCGGCATCGGCTTCGCCACCTCCGGCATCACCCAGATCCTGACCAGCCTGGGCTCGCGCTTCGCCGGCAACGTGTTCGGCGCGGTTCCCGAATGGCTCAGCAACCTCGCGGCCATGAACGGCACCACCTTCGGGCTCGATTTCCCGCCCGTGATCCTGGTCTGGCTGGTCGTGGCGGCGGCGCTCATCGTCGGCATGAAGAACACGGTCTATGGCCGCTATCTCTATGCGCTGGGCGGCAACCGCACCTCGGCCTCCCGGCTCTCGATCTCGGAGCGGCGCTACTGGGTCGCGGCCTATGCCATCAGCGGCGGCGTCTCGGCCCTCACCGGCTGCCTGCTCCTGGGCTGGAGCGGCGGCGGCTTCATCGGCGTCGGCCAGCCCTACCTCTTCATGACGCTGGCGGCCGTGGTGATCGGCGGCACCTCGCTCCTGGGCGGGGCCGGCGGCTACGGCTTCACCGTGATCGGCGTGCTCGTGCTGCAGGTGCTGACCTCGTTCCTGGTCGGCATCGGCCTGAACTACCAGTGGCAGCAGTTCATCTTCGGCCTGCTGATCCTGCCCATGGTGGCCCTCTATGCGAGGTCGCCGCATATCCGGACCCAGGTCTAGTTCCGTTTTGCTCGAACGATTGACAAGAAAGCGCGTTGCCTCGGGAGGCATCTGATGGAAGTGAAGCTGCTGCAGTCGACCGATGTTACCGGCGGGACATTCACCCTGCTCCTGATCGGCATGATCGGCACCGCGGTGCTGCTGTTTCTCGGGACCGGCTGGGTCTCGCGGAAATGGAAGCTCCCGGTGGCGCTGGCCGGCATCGTGGCGATGCTCGCGGCCGCCTATTACTGGCAGGCGCGCGAGGTCTGGCTGACGGCGGGCCAGATGCCCGTCATCTACCGCTATATCGACTGGCTGATCACCGTGCCGATCCAGGTGCTGGCGCTCTATTTCTTCATCGGCACCGTGGCGCGCCCGCCCACGGGCCTGTTCTGGCGGCTGCTCGTCGTCGCCATCGTCATGATCCTCGCGCGCTACATGGGCGAGGTCGGCTTCATGCACCCGACGCTCGGATTCCTGATCGGGATCGTCGGCTGGCTCTACATCCTGGGCGAGGTCTATTTCGGCAAGCTCGGCGAGATCAACACGAAGAGCGCCAGCGAGACGGTGCAGACCGGCTTCTTCTGGCTGCGGCTGGTGGTGACGATCGGCTGGGCGATCTATCCGCTCTGCTACTTCATCGGCAGCTTCGCCGGCGGGGTGGACGAGGGCACCCTCAGCATCGTCTACAACCTCGCCGACTTCATCAACCAGATCCTGTTCGGCCTGATCATCCTCTATGCGGCCGCGAAGGAATCGGCGACCGCGCGATGAAACGGACAGAGGTCATGAAGCGACAGCAACCACACCGGCAGCCGCCCGCGCGTCAGTTCGACGGGCCGGCCTCGGCACGGGACGCGGACCCCGCAGGCCGCCGTCCCGCGAACGATTAGGGAGGAACGACATATGAACGGCGCAAACATCATTGCCATCATCATTCTGGCGACGATCGTCATTGCGGTGGCCGTCTATCTGCTGCACTGGCTCTACCGGCGCTCCACGAAGGACATCTCCTTCGTCCGCACCGGCTTCGGCGGCGAGAAGGTGGTCATGGGCGGCGGCGCCCTGGTGCTGCCGATCGTCCATGACGTGACCGAGGTCAGCATGAACACGCTGCGCCTCGAGGTCCGCCGCGGCAAGGAGCAGTCGCTCATCACCAAGGACCGCATGCGCGTCGAGGTCACGGTCGAGTTCTTCGTCCGGGTCATGCCGCAGCCCGAGGCGGTCGCGACGGCCGCCCGCACGCTGGGACAGCGCACGATGAACCCCGAGAGCCTCAAGGACCTGGTGCAGGGCCGCTTCGTCGACGCGATGGGCATGGTCGCCGCCACCATGACCATGGAGGAGATGCACGAGCATCGCGGCCGCTACATCAAGGGCGTCAAGGAGCAGGTCGCGGGCTCGCTGACGCAGAACGGCCTGGAGCTGGAGACCGCCTCCCTCACCAGCCTCGACCAGACCGACATCAAGCTCTTCAACCCCTCCAACGCCTTCGATGCCGAGGGTCTGACCCGCCTGACCGAAGAGATCCAGACCCGCAAGAAGAAGCGCAACGACATCGAACAGGACACCGCCATCGCGGTCCGGAACAAGAATCTGGAATCGGAGAAGCTGGCGCTCGATATCGACAAGGAGAGCGAGTATTCGCGTCTCGAGCAGGAACGCGAGATCGCGCTGCGCCGCGCCCAGCAGAAGGCCGAGATCGCGATCGAGCGCACCGAGCGCGACCGCGAAATCGAGGAGGCCCAGATCCGGGCCTCCGAGGAGATCGAGCGGGCCCGCATCCGCCAGGAGCGGGTGCTCGAGGCCGAGCGCATCGAGCGCGAGCGGGAGACCGAGAAGCTCGAGGTGCAGCGTCGCCGCACCCTCGAGATCGAGGAGCAGGAGCGGGTCATCGCGGTGGCCGAGAAGTCGAAGTCGCAGTCCGAGGCCCAGGCCGCCGCCGAGAAGGCGCGCTCGCTGATGATCGAGGCCCAGGAGAAGGTCACGACCCTGCGCGAGAAGGAGATCGCCGACCGCCGCAAGCTGATCGAGCTTATCGACGCCGAGCAGCAGGCGGAGCGCGAGGCGATCAAGCTGACCACCATCGCCGAGGCCGAGAAGAAGGCCGCGATCGAGCGGGCGGCCGCGGACAAGGCGGCGTCGGACGCCGCCAAATACCGCTACGCGGTCGATGCCGAGGGCCAGCGCGCCCTCAACGAGGCGGAGAATCTCCGTTCCGATGCGAGCCGGCGCTCGGCCTTGCACCGCCGCCTGGTCGAGAACCTGCCGGAGATCATCCGCGAAAGCGTCAAGCCGATGGAGCGGATCGAATCGATCAAGATCCTCCAGGTCGACGGCCTGCCGGGCTTGAGCAGCGCCGGCGTCGATGGCGTCATCGCCGGCCCCGGCGGCGGCGACCAGGGCGGCGGCGACGGCGGTCCCAAGGGCCGCAGCCTGGCCGACAGCGCGGTCAACGCCGCGTTACGCTACCGGGCGCAGGCGCCCTTCGTCGACGACCTGCTGCACCAGATCGGCATCCAGGGCGGCGCCGTGGGCGGGCTCGGGAACCTGCTCAAGGGCCATGCCGCCACGCCGCCGGAACCCAGCCCGCGCGACAAGAGCTGAGGCGGGGCTGCGGCCTTAGCGGCGAGGAGAAACGATGCTCACCATCAGGCAGACGGAGCGGCGGCTGGCCGTGATCGCGAACTGGGGGCTGTTCGGCACCTTCGGGCTCGGCCTGATCCTGTCGGGCGTCAACGGCGGCACGATCGCGCTCGGCCTCCTGGGCTTCGCGCTGATCCTGGTGGGGTTCATCGCGCAGGTGATCATCAACCAGGTCTATGGCCGGGGCTTCACCCCCGGCGAGGTGGCGCTGGGCTTCATCGGCTTCGGCATCGCGGTCCTGGGCTTCGTGGCGAGCTGGATCTTCGATCCGACCTTCGGCACGACCGACATCGTGGTCGGGCTCTCGGGCTTCGCCGCGATCATCGTCGCCTTCCTCGTCTATCTGGTGACCCGATACGGACTGAAGGGCTCGTTCTCGATGTTCCACCACAGAGGCCGGCATTGATGCGGCGATCGGCACATCGTCGGCCGGCGTTCCCGCGCGGCGTAGCCGCCTCGGTCGGGGAGGGCCGCCTCCTTGTCTGAGAGCGTGATCTGGCTGCTGGCCTGCGTCGGCGCCTACTGGGCCTATTGCGTCTATTGGGGGGCCGCGAGCGCCAGGCTCGTCGGCACGGCCAACGACTATTTCCTGGCCGACCGCGGCATCTCGCCCTGGATCTTCGTGCTGGCCGCGACCGCGACCTCCTTCTCCGGCTGGATCTTCCTCGGCCATCCCGCCTTCATCTTCGAGGACGGCTTCTCCTTCGCCGAAAGCTCCTTCGCCGCGATCGTGATCCCGCTGACCGGCGTGCTCTTCCTCAAGCGCCAATGGCTGCTCGGCAAGCGCTTCGGCTATGTGACGCCGGGCGACATGTTCGCCGACTATTTCGGCAGCGAGGGGATGCGCCGCCTCACCATCCTGATCGCGCTGGTCTTCTCCGTGCCCTTCCTTGCCATGCAGCTCACGGCCTCGGGCTTCCTGATCCAGATCCTCTCCGAGGGCACGGTCGACCGTCATGTGGCGATGTGGGTCATGACCGCGGTGCTGTTCCTCTATGTCTGCGTCGGCGGCTTCCGCGCGGTCGCCTATGTCGGCACCTTCCAGGGGCTGCTCCTGGCGGCCGGCCTCGCCGCGATCGGGCTCGTCGCCTATGGCAAGCTGGGCGGCCTGGTGCCGTTCAACGCGGCGCTCGCCAAGCTCGGCGCCAGCGCGCTGGGCGATGGCGGCACCACGGCTGCGGGCTACAACGCCAACCTCGCGATCCCGGGCGTGGTCCAGTTCACGGCCGGTCTCGGGCAGGAGGCGCCGGTGGGCGGCCATTGGACCGCCTCGATGATCTTGAGCTACAGCTTCGCGCTGATGGGCATCCAGGCGGCGCCCGCCTTCACCATCTGGGCCTTCGCCTGCCGCAGCGCCAAGGGCTTCGGCATCCAGCAGGTCTGGGCCTCGGCCGCGGCGGTCGGCGTGATCCTCGTCTTCTTCGCCGTGCTGATCGGCATGGGCGCGCATTTCCTCGGCGCCTCGCCTTCCATGACCGAGGCCGGCATGGCCGTCTCGATCTGGCTGCCGTCGACCGCGGGCCAGGACCCGGCCAACCTCATCGCCTATTACATCCAGGCGATCGGGAAGAACGATCCCTGGTTCACGGGCCTTCTCGCCGTCTGCGCGCTGGCGGCGATCCAGGCGATGGTCGCCTTCTACGCCTCGACCGCCGGCACGATCCTGTCGCGCGACGTCTATAAGCGCTATCTCAACCCCGCCGCCGGCGACCGCGAGCTCAAGCTCTATGGCCGCATCAGCGTCGGGCTGGTGCTGCTGGCGGCGCTGCTGACGGCCTCCTACCTGCCGCGGACCGAAAGCGAGCTGGGCGCGCTGGCACTCTCCTTCGGCTTCCAGCTCTGGCCGGCCTTGGCCGCCGTCTGCTGGTTCCCCTGGCTCACCCGCCAGGGCGTGATCGTGGGGCTGGTGTTCGGCCTCGTCGCCGTCGTCTTCACCGAACCTTTCGGCCAGTCGATCTCCAGTTTCGTCGGGCTGCATCTGCCCTGGGGCCGCTGGCCCTGGACGATCCATTCCGCGGCCTGGGGCATGTTCTTCAACCTCGTCACCTGCCTGATCGTGTCGGCCCTGACCTATGGCGGGCCCGAGCGCGCCCATCGCGCCCGGTTCCACGCTTACCTCGCGGAGAAAGCCGGCGTTGCGCCGGAGCGCCGCCCCTTGCGCGCGGCCGCCTGGGCGATCGCGCTCGCCTGGATCTTCTTCGCGATCGGGCCGGGCGCGGTCTGGGGCAACGATCTCTTCGGCAAGCCCAATGGCGGCCCGGCCGATTGGGGCCTGAGCCTGCCTTCGATCTGGGCCTGGCAGATTCTCTGGTGGGCCTTGGGCGTGCTGATGATCTGGCTGCTCGCCTACCGGATGGGGCTCTCCACGGTGCCGCTCGGCAGCGTCGAGTTCCATGTCGAGCACAAGCCGGCGCCGCTCTCGAAGGCGGCGCTGGCGTCGGACTGGAAGAATTGGTTCTGGGGGCTCGTGATCGCCTTGGCGGCGCTGACGGCCGCACATTGGATCTTCGGGCAGTGACGGCAGGGGCCATGAGACCAGGAGGCAGAGGATGAAACCGTTCAACTTCAATACCGCGCCCCGGATCGTGTTCGGCGAGGGCTCGCTCGCCCGCATCGGCGAGATCACGGCCGCCCAGCTCGGCAAGCGCGTGCTGCTGGTGACCGATCCCGGCCTGATCAAGGTCGGGCTGATCGAGCCGGCGCTGATGTCGCTCGAGGCCGCGGGCGTGGCGGTGTCGCTCTTCTCGGATGTCGAGGCGGATCCGCCGGAGCATGTGGTGATGGCCTGCACCAAGGTCGCGCAGGACCTGAAGGCGGAGGGCGTGATCGGGCTCGGCGGCGGCTCCTCGATGGATGTCGCCAAGCTCGCGGCGCTGCTGGCGCCGGGCACGGAGAAGCTCGCCGATGCCTATGGCGTCGGCAACGCCAAGGGGCCGCGCCTGCCGCTCCTGCTGGCGCCGACCACGGCCGGCACCGGCTCCGAGGTGACGCCGGTCTCGATCGTCACCACCGGCGCCAGCGAGAAGAAGGGCGTGGTCAGCCCGGTGATCCTGCCCGACGTGGCGCTGCTCGATCCGGACCTGACGCTGGGCCTGCCGCCGGCGGTGACCGCCGCCACCGGCATCGATGCGATGGTCCATGCGATCGAGGCCTATGCCTCGGCCAGCCCCGCCAACAACCCCGTCTCCCGCGCGCTCGCGCGCGAAGCGCTGCGGCTCATGGGCGCGGCGCTGGAGCGCGCCGTCCATAACGGCAAGGACAAGGCCGCGCGCGGCGACATGCTCCTGGGCGCCATGCTGGCGGGCCAGGCTTTCGCCAACTCGCCGGTCGCGGCGGTCCATGCGCTGGCTTATCCGCTGGGCGGCCATTATCACATCCCGCACGGCCTCTCGAACGCGCTGATGCTGCCCCATGTGCTGCGCTTCAACGCCGAGACCTCGTCGGCCGCCTATGTCGAGATCGCGCCCGACGCCTTCCCGGAACTGGAGGAGGTGGGCAGCCAGGTGCGCGCGGCGGCCTTCGCCGACAAGCTCGCCGGCCTCTCGACCCGCTGCGGGCTGCAGCAGCGCCTGCGCGACGTCGGCATCCCGGCCGACGCGGTGCCGATGCTGGCGCGCGACGCGATGAAGCAGACCCGTCTCCTGGTCAACAATCCGCGGCCCGTGACCGAGGCGGACGCGCTGGCGATCTATCAACAGGCCTGGTGAGGAGCGAGACCGTCCCGATGCGTTCAGCCCGTCATCAGTTGCTGCAGCTTGGCCCGCATGGTCTCGTCGATCGCGACCGGGCGGTTGCGGGCACGCTCGACATAGACATGGATGAAATGGCCGGCCGCCGCGACCGTGGGCTCGTCGCTGCGGAAGAGTCCCACCTCGTAGCGCACGCTGCTGCGGCCGATATGGGCGACGCGGATCCCGGCATCGATCCGGTCCGGGAAGGCCAGCGGGCGGAAATAGCTGCAGGAGGTCTCGACCACCAGGCCGATGACCTCGCTCTTGAGGTAGTCGAGCAGCCCCTGCTCGATCAGCCACTGGTTCACGGCCGTGTCGAAGTAGCTGTAATAGACGACGTTGTTGACGTGGCCGTAGACGTCGTTGTCCATCCAGCGCGTCGGGATGGACAGGAAATGCCGATAGGCTTCGCGGGTCTCGTCACGGGAAGGCGGGGCGCTCACGGGCATACCTCGGATGAGGAAGGGAACCGGCCCGCGCCGCATCGTTGGGCGCCACGCGAGTCCGGAATGGCGCGCAGTCTATCGAAAAACCGTCTGTCGAAAAACCGCCGGCGCGCCGAAGGGCGGGCGCCGGCACGGCATCGCACCGGTGCGAGACCGGGCCCGCTGCGCGCGGGCGGCTCGCGCCGGCAGGAACGTTACTGAGGACCGAGAGGAAAGAGGCAAGCCATGGCAATGGACGTCAAGGGATGGGCGAGCAAATACAAGAGTCTCACGGACAACGACCCGACCATTCAGGCGATGGGCAAATACTATACCTGCACGTTCATGTACGACATGGGCGAGCGCAAGGTCATCGTCGAGATGCATGACGGCAAGGTGAAGAACATCAACACCAACCCGCAGCCGCTCGACGCCTACGATTTCGCGCTGCGCGCCAGCGCCCAGACCTGGCGCGAGTTCGGCCAGCCGATGCCCAAGCCGATGTTCCACGGCATCTGGTCCGCCAGCTTCCGCGAGGACCTCAAGCTCGAGGGCAACCTGCTGGTGCTGATGCAGAACCTGCGGAATTTCACCGTGCAGTTCGAGCTGCTGCGCAAGAGCGGCGTGCCCGTCTAGGGCGGCGCCCACGAAAACCGGATGCAGACGAAACCTCTGGCTTAAGGATCACGCAAGATGGCACGACACTCGCCAGTCACCGGCCGCTACGTCACGATCGATGTCGACGGCCTCGAGTACAAGGTCTTCTATCTCCATAACGGCCAGGGCCAGCCGCTGGTCTGCCAGCACACGGCCGGCTGCCACAATCATCAGTGGCGCGGCCTGCTCGAGGACGAGGAGATCACCAAGGACTACAACGTGATCGCCTACGACCTCGCGCGCCACGGCAAGTCCGACCCGCCGCACAATGTCGAATGGTGGAAGAGCGAGTACAAGCTCACCGCCGAGCACTATGTGAACTTCATCGTGAAGTTCTGCGACGCGCTGGAGCTGAAGAACCCGATCTTCATGGGTTCCTCGTTCGGCGGCAATGTCGCGCTGCAGCTGGCCCTTCGCCGGCCGGACCGCTTCAAGGCGGTGATCCCGGTCGAGGCGGCCGACTATGCACCGGGCTTCTTCCTCGACTGGTGGCGCCATCCCCATGCCAATGCGGCGCAGGTCTGCGCGTCCGGCGTGTGGGACCTGATGGCGCCGCAGTCGCCGGAGATGGATCGCTGGCTCACCTGGCACTACTACACGCAAGGCTCGGAGGCCTTCAAAGGCGACCTCTATTTCTATTCGGTCGATCACGACCTCCGGAAGCAACTGGCCGACATCGACGGCAAGCGTTGCCCGGTGGTGATGATGACCGGCACCTACGATTATCTGACGCCGCCCGAGGCGACCGAGAACACGGCCCGCCAGATCAAGAACGGCGTCTATATCGAGATGACCGATATCGGCCATTTCCCGATGAGCGAGAACTATCCGCTGTTCCGGGTCTATCTGAAGGAAGCCTTGCGGATCATCCGCGAGCGGACCGGCGGCTGAGACAGTGAAGAGTCGAGAGGAGGCGCCGCCCTTCGCCGGGCGGCACCTCCTCCGGGCGGAAATCTCGAAGACAGGATGAGGGTGGCATGAAGATCGTCGATTTCGCCAAGGACCAGGGCGGCAGCAAGAATGGCGGGAACGCCCGCCCCGATCGGATGAAGATCCTCGAGTTCGGCGACGGTGCGAACAAGGCGCGCATCGCCCCGGCGATCGAGGTCAGGCCCGCGGCCGCGCCGGCCCCGGAACCGCGCTGGGAGCCGGTATCGGCCCCGACGGCGAGCCTCGCGGCTGCGCCCAAGCCGAAGGCGCGCAGCCCCTTCGTCGGCACCCGGTCGCTCAAGATGCATGTGCTCGATCTGGGCAAGCTCCGGCTCGACAAGAACTTCATGGTGGCCAACTCGACCGTGGCCATGGCGAAGAATCCCAACCCGCCGGGCAAGCTGATCGATATCCCGGTCTCCGCCTTCTATATCGAGCATCCGGACGGCAACGTCCTGTTCGACACCGGCTGCCATCCCGACTGGGCCGGGCCGAACGGCCGCTGGCCGCAGAATCTCCAGGATGTCTTCCCGGTGATCGGCCCCGACGATTGCTACCTGCCGCACCGGCTCGAGGCGATGGGCATCGGTCCCAACCAGATCCGGCATGTGGTCCTGTCGCATCTCCATTGCGACCATGCGGGCTGCATCGAGTTCTTCCGCAAGTCGAACATCATCGTGCATGAGGACGAGTTCGCCGCGGCCGCGACCCACTATGCCAAGCGCGACCACAGCACGCCCTATGCGCTCCGCGATTTCGAGACCTGGACCCGGCTCGATCTCAACTGGCGCGAGGTCGGAAAGCTCGAGCCCGATCACAACATCGTCGACGGGGTGAAGCTCCTGAATTTCGGCCCCGGCCATTCCTACGGGATGCTGGGCCTGCTGGTCTCGCTGCGCGACAACCCCAACGTGATCCTGGCGGCCGATGCCTGCTACACGTCGGAGAATTACGGGCCACCGATGAAGCCGCCGGGCATCAGCTACGATTCCATCGGCTTCGCCCGCACCATCCAGCGGATCCGGGCGCTCGCCGAGCACAACAAGGCCGACGTCTGGTTCGGCCACGACATCCCGCAGTTCGAATCGCTGCGCAAGGCGTCGGAAGGCTGGTACGAGTAAGCGCCGCTTCGTTGGATGATCGACCAAGGATCCGGCGCGGCGGTGTCATCATGAGGAGCATCATCATCGTGCAGCGTCGAGAATTGGGATAGGCCGCGGGGTCTGCGGCTGGCGTGGAGCGAATCGCCCGGGGGCTTCCGCTTGCCCCGAAGAGAGCGGGCGATCTAGGATCATTTTCTAGCTGCGCGGGTATATCGTGCCGGAATTCGGATCGAAGAAGCAGCTCACCAAATTGCCGTTGGCCAGCGAAAAGGGCGTTCCCGCCCTGATCCGCGGCAGCCGGGTGCTCGATGCCGTGGTGGCGTCGGACCAGCCGCTGACCGTCTCGGATCTCGCGCGCCGGTTGAACCTGCCCAAGAGCACCGTCCACGGTCTCTGCGGCACGCTGGTCGATCTGGGGCTGCTCTCGCGGCGCAACGGGAATTTCCTGATCGGGCCGCATGTGATGCGCTGGGCCAACGCGTTCCTGGCCCAGACCGACCTGACGGCCGAGTTCGCGGCGCTGTGGGACAATCTCGCTGTCCTCTCCAACGAGACCATCACGCTCTCGGTGCTCGACGGGGCCGAGGTCGTCTATATCGCCTGCCGCAACAGCTCTTCCTCGCTGGGCATCACCTTCCGCATCGGCATGCGGCTGCCGGCGCCCTTCACCGCGACCGGCAAGTCGATCCTGAGCACGATGCCGGACGCGCAGGTGCGCAAGCTCCTGGCCGGCCATTGGCCCAAGCCATTGACGCGCCGCTCCGTGCAGAACATCGATGCGCTGATCGGCGAGCTCGACGAATGCCGGCGCCGCGGCTTCTCGATCGATGACGGCCAGACGCGCGAGGGCATGTATTGCTTCGGCACGCCGGTGCGCGATTCCTCGAACCAGGTGGTGGCGGGCGTGGCGGTGAGCCTGCTCGCGACCCGCGTCGACGAGCACACCACGGAGCTCGCGGCCGAAAGCATCCAGACCATCGCCCACCAGCTCTCGATGCGCCTCGGCGCCGACATGAAGAAGCTGCAGGCGTGATCGCTTGTCTTTCCTCTCCCCCTTGGGGAAGAGGGTAGAGTGAGGGGGCTCTTTCAGGAAAGAGCGCCGCGAGCGTCACCCCCTCGCCTTGATCCTCTCCCCCAAGGGGGAGAGGAATCTATTGATCACCGCCGCAGATTCGTCTCCGCCAGTTCGACCACCTGGTCGCCGCGGCCGTTGATGATGGCCTTCAGCATGAAGAGGCTGAAGCCGCGCGCCTGCTCGAGCTGGATCTTGGGCGGGATGACGAGCTCCTGCCGTGCGGTCGTGACATCGACCAGGGCGGGGCCGTCATGGGCGAAGGCCTTGCGCAGCGCGCCCTCGATCTGCTCCGGCCGTTCGACCCGGATCCCCAGAATGCCCATGGCTTCGGCCATGGCGGCGAAGTTCGGGTTCTTGAGGTCGGTGCCGGAATCGAGGAAGCCCGCCGTCTTCATCTCCATCTCGACGAAGCTGAGCGCGCCGTTGTCATAGAGGACGATCTTGACCGGCAGGCCGAGCTGGGTGAGCGAGAGGAAATCGCCCATCAGCATGGTGAAGCCACCGTCGCCCGAGAGCGAGATCACCTGCCGCTTCGGGAAGGCCGCCTGGGCGCCGATCGCCTGCGGCAGGGCGTTCGCCATCGAGCCATGGTTGAACGAGCCGAGCAGGCGGCGCTTGCCGTTCATGGCGAGATAGCGCGCGGCCCAGACGGTGGGCGTGCCGACATCCGCGGTGAAGATCGCATCCTCGGGCGCGAGCTCGCTCACGAGGCGGGTCAGATGCTGCGGATGGATGCGCTTGTCGCTGGCC harbors:
- a CDS encoding N-acyl homoserine lactonase family protein, which codes for MKIVDFAKDQGGSKNGGNARPDRMKILEFGDGANKARIAPAIEVRPAAAPAPEPRWEPVSAPTASLAAAPKPKARSPFVGTRSLKMHVLDLGKLRLDKNFMVANSTVAMAKNPNPPGKLIDIPVSAFYIEHPDGNVLFDTGCHPDWAGPNGRWPQNLQDVFPVIGPDDCYLPHRLEAMGIGPNQIRHVVLSHLHCDHAGCIEFFRKSNIIVHEDEFAAAATHYAKRDHSTPYALRDFETWTRLDLNWREVGKLEPDHNIVDGVKLLNFGPGHSYGMLGLLVSLRDNPNVILAADACYTSENYGPPMKPPGISYDSIGFARTIQRIRALAEHNKADVWFGHDIPQFESLRKASEGWYE
- a CDS encoding flotillin family protein; the encoded protein is MNGANIIAIIILATIVIAVAVYLLHWLYRRSTKDISFVRTGFGGEKVVMGGGALVLPIVHDVTEVSMNTLRLEVRRGKEQSLITKDRMRVEVTVEFFVRVMPQPEAVATAARTLGQRTMNPESLKDLVQGRFVDAMGMVAATMTMEEMHEHRGRYIKGVKEQVAGSLTQNGLELETASLTSLDQTDIKLFNPSNAFDAEGLTRLTEEIQTRKKKRNDIEQDTAIAVRNKNLESEKLALDIDKESEYSRLEQEREIALRRAQQKAEIAIERTERDREIEEAQIRASEEIERARIRQERVLEAERIERERETEKLEVQRRRTLEIEEQERVIAVAEKSKSQSEAQAAAEKARSLMIEAQEKVTTLREKEIADRRKLIELIDAEQQAEREAIKLTTIAEAEKKAAIERAAADKAASDAAKYRYAVDAEGQRALNEAENLRSDASRRSALHRRLVENLPEIIRESVKPMERIESIKILQVDGLPGLSSAGVDGVIAGPGGGDQGGGDGGPKGRSLADSAVNAALRYRAQAPFVDDLLHQIGIQGGAVGGLGNLLKGHAATPPEPSPRDKS
- a CDS encoding iron-containing alcohol dehydrogenase is translated as MKPFNFNTAPRIVFGEGSLARIGEITAAQLGKRVLLVTDPGLIKVGLIEPALMSLEAAGVAVSLFSDVEADPPEHVVMACTKVAQDLKAEGVIGLGGGSSMDVAKLAALLAPGTEKLADAYGVGNAKGPRLPLLLAPTTAGTGSEVTPVSIVTTGASEKKGVVSPVILPDVALLDPDLTLGLPPAVTAATGIDAMVHAIEAYASASPANNPVSRALAREALRLMGAALERAVHNGKDKAARGDMLLGAMLAGQAFANSPVAAVHALAYPLGGHYHIPHGLSNALMLPHVLRFNAETSSAAYVEIAPDAFPELEEVGSQVRAAAFADKLAGLSTRCGLQQRLRDVGIPADAVPMLARDAMKQTRLLVNNPRPVTEADALAIYQQAW
- a CDS encoding IclR family transcriptional regulator, which encodes MASEKGVPALIRGSRVLDAVVASDQPLTVSDLARRLNLPKSTVHGLCGTLVDLGLLSRRNGNFLIGPHVMRWANAFLAQTDLTAEFAALWDNLAVLSNETITLSVLDGAEVVYIACRNSSSSLGITFRIGMRLPAPFTATGKSILSTMPDAQVRKLLAGHWPKPLTRRSVQNIDALIGELDECRRRGFSIDDGQTREGMYCFGTPVRDSSNQVVAGVAVSLLATRVDEHTTELAAESIQTIAHQLSMRLGADMKKLQA
- a CDS encoding bacteriorhodopsin, with product MEVKLLQSTDVTGGTFTLLLIGMIGTAVLLFLGTGWVSRKWKLPVALAGIVAMLAAAYYWQAREVWLTAGQMPVIYRYIDWLITVPIQVLALYFFIGTVARPPTGLFWRLLVVAIVMILARYMGEVGFMHPTLGFLIGIVGWLYILGEVYFGKLGEINTKSASETVQTGFFWLRLVVTIGWAIYPLCYFIGSFAGGVDEGTLSIVYNLADFINQILFGLIILYAAAKESATAR
- a CDS encoding acyl-CoA thioesterase; this translates as MSAPPSRDETREAYRHFLSIPTRWMDNDVYGHVNNVVYYSYFDTAVNQWLIEQGLLDYLKSEVIGLVVETSCSYFRPLAFPDRIDAGIRVAHIGRSSVRYEVGLFRSDEPTVAAAGHFIHVYVERARNRPVAIDETMRAKLQQLMTG
- a CDS encoding sodium:solute symporter family protein: MSESVIWLLACVGAYWAYCVYWGAASARLVGTANDYFLADRGISPWIFVLAATATSFSGWIFLGHPAFIFEDGFSFAESSFAAIVIPLTGVLFLKRQWLLGKRFGYVTPGDMFADYFGSEGMRRLTILIALVFSVPFLAMQLTASGFLIQILSEGTVDRHVAMWVMTAVLFLYVCVGGFRAVAYVGTFQGLLLAAGLAAIGLVAYGKLGGLVPFNAALAKLGASALGDGGTTAAGYNANLAIPGVVQFTAGLGQEAPVGGHWTASMILSYSFALMGIQAAPAFTIWAFACRSAKGFGIQQVWASAAAVGVILVFFAVLIGMGAHFLGASPSMTEAGMAVSIWLPSTAGQDPANLIAYYIQAIGKNDPWFTGLLAVCALAAIQAMVAFYASTAGTILSRDVYKRYLNPAAGDRELKLYGRISVGLVLLAALLTASYLPRTESELGALALSFGFQLWPALAAVCWFPWLTRQGVIVGLVFGLVAVVFTEPFGQSISSFVGLHLPWGRWPWTIHSAAWGMFFNLVTCLIVSALTYGGPERAHRARFHAYLAEKAGVAPERRPLRAAAWAIALAWIFFAIGPGAVWGNDLFGKPNGGPADWGLSLPSIWAWQILWWALGVLMIWLLAYRMGLSTVPLGSVEFHVEHKPAPLSKAALASDWKNWFWGLVIALAALTAAHWIFGQ
- a CDS encoding alpha/beta fold hydrolase → MARHSPVTGRYVTIDVDGLEYKVFYLHNGQGQPLVCQHTAGCHNHQWRGLLEDEEITKDYNVIAYDLARHGKSDPPHNVEWWKSEYKLTAEHYVNFIVKFCDALELKNPIFMGSSFGGNVALQLALRRPDRFKAVIPVEAADYAPGFFLDWWRHPHANAAQVCASGVWDLMAPQSPEMDRWLTWHYYTQGSEAFKGDLYFYSVDHDLRKQLADIDGKRCPVVMMTGTYDYLTPPEATENTARQIKNGVYIEMTDIGHFPMSENYPLFRVYLKEALRIIRERTGG